A portion of the Salmo trutta chromosome 1, fSalTru1.1, whole genome shotgun sequence genome contains these proteins:
- the mrps18a gene encoding large ribosomal subunit protein mL66 encodes MAARSVLGYIWTSLSGFKCVASSSNMSPFQRITSCPQLSVFGNIQSRGIRHVVEKKEGKTTIIEGTTEDTPSGPQPPNATAQCPIYRWNLQNKYNYTDVLLLSQFIRSDGGMLSRRVTGLCAWEHRKIAICVQMAHRAGLLPDHKPTLPEGHIPKKPKPKLNRYLTRWSIDSVKPIYRTGLKWCKNRISVGHPALRNNVQYGKKILYLKH; translated from the exons ATGGCAGCGCGCAGTGTGCTGGGGTACATATGGACCTCTCTTTCTGGGTTTAAATGTGTGGCCAGTAGCAGCAATATGAGTCCCTTTCAGAGGATAACAAGTTGCCCTCAGCTGTCGGTTTTTGGAAATATTCAAAGCAGAGGAATTCGACACG TCGTGGAAAAGAAAGAAGGCAAAACAACAATA ATTGAGGGAACAACTGAGGATACCCCAAGCGGACCACAGCCACCCAACGCCACAGCCCAGTGCCCCATCTATCGATGGAACCTGCAGAACAAATACAACTACACA gaTGTCCTGTTGCTCAGTCAGTTTATCAGGTCTGATGGAGGAATGCTGTCTCGTAGAGTCACTGGTCTCTGTGCCTGGGAGCACCGCAAGATCGCCATCTGTGTGCAGATGGCTCACAGAGCAG GTCTGCTCCCAGATCACAAACCAACACTACCAGAAGGACACATCCCAAAGAAGCCCAAGCCAAAGCTCAACAG ATATCTGACTCGCTGGTCCATTGATTCAGTGAAGCCCATCTATAGGACggggctgaagtggtgtaaaaaCCGCATCTCTGTCGGCCACCCAGCTCTCAGAAACAACGTACAGTACGGCAAGAAAATCCTCTACCTGAAACATTGA
- the rsph9 gene encoding radial spoke head protein 9 homolog isoform X2 has protein sequence MDSNTLYYSLDLVSGSGLTLSSEQKAALQTSLVILKRNNKFNRVLFWGKILGIKGDYFIAQGVSEDEMTDKKSLYSFNCVDWHLLPPATEAMLAEVSAAAKGRFLGDPSHEYEHTEIRRQGEGDEAVEEEIMIKVKEEKRLACTVHTIDKEVSVVPRGAFIKSPHGLVQTNCSFEGLSSSEAGKLSYFLHFTEPQKLKKKSILELANLNPSIDFLDPLSEDIPKGQGPWARALCAGPY, from the exons ATGGACTCCAATACGTTATACTACTCCTTGGACCTCGTTTCTGGTAGCGGTTTAACTTTGAGCAGTGAGCAAAAAGCTGCCCTGCAGACTTCCCTGGTCATTCTGAAGAGGAACAACAAATTCAATCGTGTCCTGTTTTGGGGCAAGATTCTGGGCATAAAGGGCGACTATTTCATTGCACAAGGGGTTTCAGAGGATGAGATGACGGATAAAAAGAGCCTTTACAG tttcaactgtgtGGACTGGCACTTGCTTCCCCCTGCCACTGAGGCAATGCTAGCGGAAGTGTCTGCTGCAGCAAAGGGTCGCTTCTTGGGAGACCCCTCACATGAGTATGAGCACACCGAGATACGGCGGCAAGGGGAGGGGGACGAGGCTGTGGAGGAGGAAATCATG ATtaaggtgaaagaggagaagaggctgGCCTGCACTGTCCACACCATTGATAAGGAGGTGTCTGTGGTCCCACGCGGTGCCTTCATCAAGAGTCCCCATGGCCTGGTGCAGACCAACTGCAGCTTCGAGG GTCTGTCCTCATCGGAGGCGGGTAAACTCAGCTACTTCCTGCACTTCACTGAGCCGCAGAAACTGAAGAAGAAATCCATCCTGGAGCTGGCTAACCTCAACCCCTCCATCGACTTCCTGGATCCTTTGAGTGAGGATATCCCCAAAG gtcagggcccctgggcacgtgctCTGTGTGCCGGTCCATATTGA
- the rsph9 gene encoding radial spoke head protein 9 homolog isoform X1, with translation MDSNTLYYSLDLVSGSGLTLSSEQKAALQTSLVILKRNNKFNRVLFWGKILGIKGDYFIAQGVSEDEMTDKKSLYSFNCVDWHLLPPATEAMLAEVSAAAKGRFLGDPSHEYEHTEIRRQGEGDEAVEEEIMIKVKEEKRLACTVHTIDKEVSVVPRGAFIKSPHGLVQTNCSFEGLSSSEAGKLSYFLHFTEPQKLKKKSILELANLNPSIDFLDPLSEDIPKGSWSLQFERGSTVCVIRSLLWLGLTSFHVPMTPQHGYIYMGDGLKNLDLPFML, from the exons ATGGACTCCAATACGTTATACTACTCCTTGGACCTCGTTTCTGGTAGCGGTTTAACTTTGAGCAGTGAGCAAAAAGCTGCCCTGCAGACTTCCCTGGTCATTCTGAAGAGGAACAACAAATTCAATCGTGTCCTGTTTTGGGGCAAGATTCTGGGCATAAAGGGCGACTATTTCATTGCACAAGGGGTTTCAGAGGATGAGATGACGGATAAAAAGAGCCTTTACAG tttcaactgtgtGGACTGGCACTTGCTTCCCCCTGCCACTGAGGCAATGCTAGCGGAAGTGTCTGCTGCAGCAAAGGGTCGCTTCTTGGGAGACCCCTCACATGAGTATGAGCACACCGAGATACGGCGGCAAGGGGAGGGGGACGAGGCTGTGGAGGAGGAAATCATG ATtaaggtgaaagaggagaagaggctgGCCTGCACTGTCCACACCATTGATAAGGAGGTGTCTGTGGTCCCACGCGGTGCCTTCATCAAGAGTCCCCATGGCCTGGTGCAGACCAACTGCAGCTTCGAGG GTCTGTCCTCATCGGAGGCGGGTAAACTCAGCTACTTCCTGCACTTCACTGAGCCGCAGAAACTGAAGAAGAAATCCATCCTGGAGCTGGCTAACCTCAACCCCTCCATCGACTTCCTGGATCCTTTGAGTGAGGATATCCCCAAAG ggtcgtGGAGCTTGCAGTTTGAGCGTGGCAGCACAGTGTGTGTGATCCGTAGCCTGCTGTGGCTGGGCCTGACCTCCTTCCACGTACCTATGACCCCCCAGCACGGATACATCTACATGGGCGACGGACTGAAGAACCTGGACCTGCCCTTCATGCTTTAA